One genomic region from Mycobacterium basiliense encodes:
- a CDS encoding ferredoxin → MKVWVDPERCQGHTLCSMIAPHSFQLSDIDGSSSATSDVVPADRQDRVREAAQSCPEQAIVITDET, encoded by the coding sequence GTGAAGGTCTGGGTTGATCCCGAACGCTGCCAGGGACACACCCTGTGCTCGATGATCGCTCCGCATTCTTTCCAGTTAAGCGACATCGACGGCAGCTCGTCGGCGACGAGCGACGTCGTTCCGGCTGATCGGCAGGACCGGGTTCGCGAAGCCGCTCAATCCTGTCCCGAACAGGCGATCGTCATTACCGACGAAACATGA
- a CDS encoding NAD-dependent epimerase/dehydratase family protein yields MTTTPTKKLVIGGSGFLGSHVTRQLVAAGADVRVMVRRTSITRGIDDLVQADIVELRYGDVFDDAALRWAMTGCDVVYYCVVDARMWLRDPTPLFRTNVEGLRHVLDAALATQLRKFVFTSSTGTLAIDDRRPVTEEDVHNWDDGGAYIQSRVAAEDLVMKYARERGFPAVAMCISTTYGPGDWAPTPHGSLIASVANGRFPFYLGFSSEVVGIEDAARAMLLAAEHGRVGERYIVSDRYLSSREVHDIAARAVGKRPPHIPIPMPAMRAAARLNDFAARLLRRDLPFAYVGARMAELMSPLDHSKAERELGWKPEPVEESIRKAARFFASRSTK; encoded by the coding sequence ATGACCACGACACCAACCAAGAAGTTGGTCATCGGCGGCAGCGGCTTCCTGGGCTCACATGTCACGCGCCAACTGGTAGCGGCCGGCGCAGATGTGCGAGTCATGGTGCGGCGCACCAGCATCACCAGAGGAATCGATGACCTTGTCCAGGCCGACATTGTTGAGCTCCGTTACGGCGATGTCTTCGACGATGCCGCGTTGCGTTGGGCCATGACTGGGTGCGATGTCGTCTACTACTGCGTGGTCGACGCCCGGATGTGGTTACGCGACCCCACGCCGTTGTTCCGCACCAATGTCGAAGGCCTGCGGCATGTGCTCGACGCCGCCCTCGCCACGCAGCTGCGCAAATTCGTATTTACCAGTAGCACAGGAACATTAGCTATCGATGACCGCCGACCCGTCACCGAAGAGGACGTGCACAACTGGGATGACGGCGGCGCCTATATTCAATCCCGGGTCGCCGCAGAGGATCTGGTCATGAAATACGCCCGGGAAAGGGGCTTTCCGGCGGTGGCAATGTGCATCTCGACCACCTACGGCCCTGGCGACTGGGCGCCAACACCGCATGGCTCGCTTATCGCCAGCGTCGCCAACGGACGATTTCCGTTCTATCTCGGCTTCTCTTCCGAGGTGGTCGGAATCGAAGATGCCGCCCGTGCAATGCTTCTTGCGGCGGAACATGGTCGAGTCGGCGAGCGCTACATCGTCTCCGATCGCTACCTGAGCAGCCGGGAGGTGCACGACATCGCGGCTCGCGCCGTAGGCAAGCGCCCACCACATATACCCATCCCGATGCCGGCAATGCGCGCCGCAGCGCGTCTGAACGATTTTGCGGCCCGGCTGCTACGCCGCGACTTGCCATTCGCCTACGTCGGAGCGCGGATGGCCGAACTGATGTCACCGCTGGACCACAGCAAGGCCGAACGTGAACTCGGCTGGAAACCCGAGCCGGTCGAAGAATCGATCCGCAAGGCCGCCCGATTCTTTGCATCGCGCTCAACCAAATAG
- a CDS encoding NAD-dependent epimerase/dehydratase family protein produces the protein MGSATVLVSGAFGQVGKRCAEILLHRGYTVVAMDLRNDTSANTATNLAEICCAGSLMVEFADLTDAEAVGAVLTRHRPSAIVHLAAIVSPPCYHNPRLARKVNVDGTNNLVRAAQSLADPPMFVFASSAAVYGSRNPYRRPDLITGHTPVNPVDRYGQDKVLAEAVISASSMPYAILRLGGVISPDTSARLDADYLLLMRATPADNRMHSVDARDVALAFANAVDRRASVAGKVLVIAGNDTYLHLMSELQDDVMATVGLGRLGPSAGLPGDPEDDHGWAFTGWFDTTESQSLLDYQQHDWADTLVWLGNAVGRRRILLRALGPVVRPTMRLALALQRRLERRGPYADPWALIEQKYGPDALVATTC, from the coding sequence ATGGGCTCTGCCACCGTGCTTGTCTCTGGTGCTTTCGGCCAGGTCGGTAAGCGTTGCGCCGAAATCCTTTTACACCGTGGCTACACCGTGGTCGCCATGGACCTCCGCAACGACACTTCAGCAAACACCGCTACGAACTTGGCCGAGATCTGTTGCGCGGGCTCGCTGATGGTGGAGTTCGCCGATCTCACCGATGCCGAGGCGGTCGGTGCCGTGCTAACCCGGCACCGCCCCAGCGCGATCGTGCACCTAGCGGCAATCGTTTCCCCACCCTGCTACCACAATCCTCGGCTGGCCCGCAAGGTAAACGTGGACGGCACCAACAACCTCGTGCGTGCCGCGCAGTCCTTGGCCGACCCGCCGATGTTCGTGTTCGCTTCCAGCGCGGCCGTCTACGGTTCCCGCAACCCGTACCGGCGGCCGGATCTCATCACCGGCCACACGCCGGTGAACCCGGTCGACCGGTATGGCCAGGACAAGGTCTTAGCCGAAGCCGTGATCTCAGCCAGTAGCATGCCATACGCCATTCTGCGACTGGGTGGGGTGATCTCGCCCGACACGTCGGCCCGACTCGACGCCGATTACTTGCTGCTCATGCGGGCCACCCCGGCCGACAACCGGATGCATTCGGTCGACGCCCGCGACGTCGCACTGGCCTTCGCCAACGCCGTAGACCGCAGAGCGTCCGTTGCCGGCAAGGTGCTGGTGATCGCCGGCAATGACACCTACCTGCATCTGATGAGCGAACTGCAGGACGACGTCATGGCCACCGTCGGCCTCGGCCGACTCGGCCCGTCGGCCGGACTGCCCGGCGATCCCGAGGATGACCACGGTTGGGCATTTACCGGATGGTTCGACACCACCGAATCCCAATCCTTGCTCGACTATCAACAGCACGACTGGGCTGACACGCTGGTTTGGCTTGGGAACGCCGTGGGCCGGCGCCGCATTCTGCTGCGCGCACTCGGCCCGGTAGTCCGTCCGACAATGCGGCTGGCATTGGCCCTGCAGCGTCGACTCGAGCGCCGCGGCCCGTATGCCGACCCGTGGGCCCTCATCGAGCAGAAGTACGGCCCCGATGCGCTCGTGGCCACCACCTGCTGA
- a CDS encoding acyl-CoA dehydrogenase family protein: MQLTFDPEVEAFRAEFAAFLDENLPPASETVERPRSVSHMPPWARRWQRRLFDNGWLLPGQPPEFGGRNATVVQQFVHLEELCRRRIYHSLNPQGVNIVAASLLSFGSDEQKHRWAVPILRAEITASLGMSEPSAGSDLASLRTRAVLDGDHFVVNGQKVWTSGAHDADVLLTFVRTDPGAPKHKGISALLIPTDIAGVVRRPFPSICSAEDLDFNEVFFTDVRVPAENLVGPLNQGWRVANGSLGHERTMMWLGFADRLDNLVADFDPVTALDRDRYATMVLDKQALRLLGSVALARAARGEDDTAAISVLKLLGSEAELHASEHALSSAGPDGLVHPALTGPYAPMNLDHYFASWFERYARSFSGTIAGGTSEIQRNIIAQRVLGLPRG, from the coding sequence GTGCAGCTGACTTTTGACCCCGAGGTCGAGGCGTTCCGTGCGGAGTTCGCGGCCTTTCTTGATGAAAACCTACCGCCCGCAAGCGAAACCGTGGAGAGACCGCGGTCAGTTTCGCACATGCCCCCCTGGGCGCGCCGCTGGCAGCGGCGGCTGTTCGACAACGGCTGGCTGTTGCCCGGCCAACCACCCGAGTTCGGCGGGCGCAACGCGACAGTGGTTCAGCAGTTTGTCCACCTTGAGGAACTGTGCCGCCGGCGGATCTACCACAGTCTGAACCCGCAAGGTGTCAACATCGTTGCGGCGTCGTTGCTGTCGTTCGGAAGTGACGAGCAGAAGCATCGTTGGGCGGTGCCGATTCTGCGCGCGGAGATTACCGCTTCGCTCGGCATGAGTGAGCCTAGCGCCGGATCCGATCTAGCGTCGTTACGTACCCGAGCGGTGCTCGACGGCGATCACTTCGTTGTCAACGGGCAAAAGGTATGGACCTCTGGCGCCCACGACGCCGACGTGCTGTTGACCTTCGTGCGCACCGATCCCGGGGCGCCAAAGCACAAGGGCATCAGCGCCTTACTGATCCCTACCGATATCGCTGGCGTGGTGCGCAGGCCCTTCCCGTCCATTTGCTCGGCCGAGGACCTGGATTTCAACGAGGTGTTCTTCACCGACGTGCGGGTGCCGGCGGAGAATCTTGTCGGTCCACTCAACCAGGGGTGGCGAGTGGCCAACGGGTCACTCGGGCATGAGCGCACCATGATGTGGCTGGGCTTTGCCGATCGTTTGGACAACCTGGTCGCCGATTTTGATCCCGTGACCGCGCTGGACCGAGATCGCTACGCCACTATGGTTTTGGACAAACAAGCGCTACGCCTGTTGGGTTCGGTGGCCCTGGCTCGCGCTGCCCGCGGCGAGGACGACACCGCCGCGATTTCGGTGCTCAAGCTGCTGGGTTCCGAGGCGGAACTGCATGCTAGCGAGCATGCCTTATCCTCGGCCGGACCCGACGGGCTCGTTCATCCCGCCTTGACTGGACCGTACGCGCCGATGAATCTGGATCACTACTTCGCCAGCTGGTTCGAACGTTATGCCCGCAGCTTTTCCGGCACCATTGCCGGCGGAACATCCGAGATTCAGCGCAACATCATTGCGCAGCGTGTGCTCGGGTTACCCCGCGGCTGA
- a CDS encoding SDR family NAD(P)-dependent oxidoreductase — MKTAVVTGGGSGIGLAVAHRLRADGFNVATLDRKPSDNEFAYTADVTDRSQVDAALSAIRDRLGPITILINAAGLDGFKRFSNITVDDWHRVIDVNLNGVFHTTQAVLPDMVAAGWGRIVNISSSSTHSGTPYMAHYVAAKSAVNGLTKTLALEYGPSGITVNAVPPGFIDTPMLRHAAEQGFLGDIEQSIASTPVRRMGKPEDIAAACAFLVSEEAGYITGQILGVNGGRNT, encoded by the coding sequence ATGAAGACTGCGGTCGTCACCGGTGGTGGATCGGGCATCGGACTTGCCGTTGCGCACCGCCTCCGGGCCGACGGCTTCAACGTCGCCACCCTCGACCGCAAACCGTCCGACAACGAATTCGCCTACACCGCGGACGTGACGGACCGTTCTCAGGTTGATGCCGCACTGTCGGCAATCCGCGACCGACTGGGACCAATCACGATCTTGATCAACGCCGCGGGCCTGGACGGATTCAAGCGGTTCAGCAACATCACGGTCGACGACTGGCACCGGGTCATCGACGTCAACCTCAACGGGGTCTTCCATACGACCCAAGCCGTGCTGCCCGACATGGTGGCGGCCGGCTGGGGCCGGATCGTGAACATTTCATCGTCAAGCACACATTCCGGCACTCCCTATATGGCCCACTATGTGGCGGCAAAATCCGCGGTGAACGGACTCACCAAGACGCTGGCGCTCGAGTACGGGCCCAGCGGGATCACCGTCAACGCGGTACCTCCCGGGTTCATTGACACCCCGATGCTGCGCCACGCCGCCGAGCAGGGATTTCTCGGCGACATCGAGCAGAGCATTGCTAGTACTCCGGTGCGCCGGATGGGCAAGCCGGAAGACATCGCGGCGGCATGCGCGTTTCTGGTGTCCGAGGAAGCCGGCTACATCACCGGCCAAATTCTGGGTGTCAACGGCGGTCGAAACACCTGA
- a CDS encoding acyl-CoA dehydrogenase family protein, producing the protein MLLEFDADQRLWQDTVRDVVTKQCPPALVRAVAEDGADPGPLWEPLWKAYVDLGWTELNEPAGAVELAIVLEELGHATDPTPFLATMSQFAPLAADRFDPHQSGTAVYSGVTARRGGDAWLLDGTARHVLDGDRVDRLAVVTDAGVFVVDASRVSARRESVFDPVLHVADLSFCDVRLPDRARVAVDRERARHVALTGMAITMVGACQRILDLVLDHVRSRHQFGVPIGSFQAVQHKAADMHVAVQRARALAYFAALTISADDPRRRLAAAMAKAAAGECQSLVFRHGLQLFGAMGFTWENDLQFALKRAKAGELMLGGAAEHRAQIAEEYRAADF; encoded by the coding sequence ATGCTTTTGGAGTTCGATGCTGATCAGCGCCTGTGGCAGGACACAGTGCGCGACGTCGTCACCAAGCAGTGCCCGCCCGCACTGGTTCGGGCAGTCGCCGAGGACGGCGCCGACCCGGGGCCATTGTGGGAGCCCCTTTGGAAGGCGTATGTCGACCTCGGCTGGACCGAGCTCAATGAACCGGCCGGCGCGGTGGAGTTGGCGATCGTCCTCGAGGAGTTGGGTCATGCCACCGATCCCACCCCCTTTCTGGCGACCATGAGCCAGTTTGCGCCGCTGGCCGCCGATCGGTTCGACCCGCACCAGTCGGGCACCGCCGTCTACAGCGGGGTCACCGCGCGCCGGGGCGGCGACGCCTGGCTGCTGGACGGCACGGCACGCCATGTTCTCGACGGCGATCGGGTCGACCGTTTGGCGGTGGTGACCGACGCCGGGGTATTCGTCGTCGACGCCAGCCGGGTCTCGGCGCGCCGCGAGTCCGTCTTCGACCCAGTCCTGCACGTCGCGGACTTGTCCTTTTGTGACGTACGGCTACCCGACCGTGCCCGGGTAGCTGTTGACCGCGAGCGCGCTCGCCATGTCGCCCTGACCGGCATGGCGATCACCATGGTTGGCGCCTGTCAGCGGATCCTCGATCTGGTGCTCGACCATGTTCGCAGTCGTCATCAGTTCGGAGTGCCGATTGGCTCCTTTCAGGCCGTGCAGCACAAGGCCGCGGACATGCACGTTGCGGTGCAACGCGCCCGGGCACTGGCTTACTTTGCCGCGCTGACGATCTCCGCGGATGATCCCCGCCGGCGGCTGGCCGCCGCGATGGCAAAAGCAGCGGCGGGGGAGTGTCAGTCCCTGGTGTTTCGGCACGGGTTACAGCTATTCGGCGCAATGGGATTCACGTGGGAGAACGACCTGCAGTTCGCGCTCAAGCGGGCCAAGGCGGGTGAGCTGATGCTGGGCGGCGCCGCCGAGCATCGAGCCCAGATCGCCGAGGAGTACCGTGCAGCTGACTTTTGA
- a CDS encoding cytochrome P450, whose product MSVDGAVDDSGRKKTRYHFDRHSAQYRSQFETITTEMHTKCPVAWSDTYGGHWVAAGSHEVFELARCPAVSNDHDVNNKRRGYKGISIPTASRINGVRGGILEMDDPEHRIYRTVLNPYLSPAAVRRWAPFIDDVTRACLDEKIEAGSIDFVDDLANIVPAVLTLAILGIPLKNWQMYSEPTHAAVYTPEHSPDIQRVTEMHRQMGLDLVNNMIEIRNNPRPGVVNALVEMRVDGEPAPDLEILGNLGLVIGGGFDTTTALTAHALEWLSENPHQRTRLREHLDTMLDPATEEFLRYFTPAPGDGRTFSDDVELDGTHFKEGERLWISWAMANRDPALFHDPEKLVLDRKGNRHFSFGIGIHRCIGSNVARTVFKSMLAAVLDRMPDYRCDRDGAVHYETIGVIQGMRKLPATFSPGPKVGAGLDETLDRLQRICDEQELARPVTERKDAAVID is encoded by the coding sequence TTGAGCGTGGATGGCGCCGTTGACGATAGCGGTCGTAAGAAGACCCGGTACCACTTCGACCGGCACTCGGCGCAGTACCGGTCGCAATTCGAGACGATCACCACGGAGATGCACACCAAGTGTCCGGTGGCGTGGAGCGACACCTACGGCGGGCACTGGGTAGCCGCCGGTAGCCACGAGGTATTCGAGCTTGCCCGCTGCCCCGCGGTCTCCAACGATCACGACGTCAACAACAAGCGTCGTGGCTACAAAGGGATCTCAATCCCAACGGCTAGCCGCATCAACGGCGTGCGGGGCGGCATCCTGGAGATGGACGACCCCGAACACCGCATCTATCGCACGGTGCTCAACCCCTATCTGTCTCCGGCCGCGGTCAGACGTTGGGCGCCTTTCATTGACGACGTAACGCGCGCCTGCCTTGACGAAAAGATCGAAGCGGGCAGCATCGACTTTGTCGACGATCTGGCCAACATCGTCCCGGCAGTGCTGACGCTGGCAATCCTGGGTATCCCGCTAAAGAACTGGCAGATGTACAGCGAACCCACCCATGCCGCGGTGTACACTCCCGAGCATTCGCCGGACATCCAGCGCGTTACCGAAATGCACCGGCAAATGGGGCTGGACCTGGTCAACAATATGATCGAGATTCGGAACAACCCGCGACCCGGTGTGGTTAATGCTCTAGTCGAGATGCGAGTCGACGGCGAACCGGCCCCCGACTTGGAAATTCTGGGCAATCTTGGATTGGTCATTGGTGGTGGCTTCGACACCACGACGGCACTGACCGCCCATGCACTGGAATGGCTTTCGGAGAATCCCCACCAGCGGACACGCCTTCGAGAGCACCTGGACACCATGCTCGATCCGGCGACCGAGGAATTTCTCCGCTACTTTACTCCCGCGCCCGGAGACGGCCGGACCTTCTCCGACGATGTCGAGCTCGACGGAACGCATTTCAAAGAAGGCGAGCGCCTGTGGATATCGTGGGCCATGGCGAACCGCGACCCGGCGTTGTTCCACGATCCGGAGAAGCTAGTCCTCGATCGTAAAGGTAACCGGCACTTTAGCTTTGGCATCGGCATACACCGGTGCATCGGATCAAACGTGGCGCGCACCGTGTTCAAATCCATGCTGGCTGCGGTACTCGACCGGATGCCCGACTACCGTTGCGACCGCGACGGCGCCGTCCACTACGAAACGATCGGTGTCATTCAGGGTATGCGCAAGTTACCGGCAACCTTCAGCCCAGGTCCCAAGGTTGGCGCCGGCCTCGACGAAACCCTCGACAGGCTGCAACGCATTTGCGATGAGCAAGAACTCGCCCGACCCGTCACCGAACGCAAAGACGCTGCGGTCATCGATTGA
- a CDS encoding nuclear transport factor 2 family protein yields MPDTATKLWEIEAIKQLKARYCRYLDTKRWDDWRQLFTDGFVSDTSQAGGRLISGADEFVAYVRNTLGKPSQPTVHQVHTPEITLTSATTATGIWALADVVRLGPGVNLNGHGHYHETYAKLDGGWLIESSTLTRLREDLFNPFFSVRISPRLRNTGAFLARGLGR; encoded by the coding sequence ATGCCGGACACTGCAACGAAACTGTGGGAGATCGAGGCGATCAAACAACTGAAGGCCCGGTACTGCCGCTACCTGGATACCAAGCGGTGGGACGACTGGCGACAACTGTTCACCGACGGCTTCGTCAGCGATACCTCGCAGGCGGGTGGACGGCTGATCTCGGGCGCCGACGAGTTCGTGGCCTATGTGCGCAACACGTTGGGCAAGCCGTCACAGCCCACGGTGCACCAAGTGCATACCCCCGAGATCACGCTGACGTCGGCGACCACCGCGACCGGCATCTGGGCGCTCGCGGATGTCGTACGTTTGGGCCCCGGCGTCAACCTCAACGGGCATGGTCACTATCACGAAACCTACGCGAAGCTTGACGGCGGGTGGCTAATCGAATCCTCGACCTTGACCCGACTCCGGGAGGATCTGTTCAATCCGTTCTTCTCGGTGCGTATTTCACCCCGGCTGCGCAACACCGGGGCCTTTCTGGCTCGCGGGTTGGGGCGGTAA
- a CDS encoding nitroreductase family protein: MNAACGDIWEVMSTARTIRRFTDQPVDNTTLRRCLEAATWAPSGANAQGWRFVVLRSAAQRAVVAEAAVRALAVIEPVYGMSRPATHDNSRRARTYRATYELHDRAGEFTSVLFAQQHYPTASELLLGGSIYPAMQNFLLAARAQGLGACMTSWASYGGERLLRQAVGVPEDWMLAGHIVVGWPKGHHGPVRRRPLAEAAYLDHWDRPAGALFG, from the coding sequence ATGAATGCAGCATGCGGTGACATCTGGGAGGTGATGTCGACCGCCCGCACGATTCGCCGCTTCACCGACCAACCGGTCGATAACACCACCCTGCGTCGGTGTCTGGAAGCCGCCACGTGGGCACCCTCGGGCGCCAACGCGCAAGGTTGGCGCTTCGTTGTGCTGCGATCGGCTGCGCAACGGGCGGTGGTAGCCGAGGCGGCGGTTCGCGCGTTAGCGGTAATCGAACCGGTCTATGGCATGAGCCGGCCCGCGACACACGACAACAGCCGGCGGGCCCGCACCTACCGTGCCACCTACGAGCTACACGATCGGGCAGGCGAATTCACGTCGGTGTTGTTCGCCCAGCAGCACTACCCGACCGCTTCCGAACTCTTGCTCGGGGGATCGATCTACCCCGCCATGCAGAACTTCCTCCTCGCCGCCCGCGCCCAGGGCCTCGGTGCCTGCATGACCAGCTGGGCTTCCTACGGAGGCGAACGGCTATTACGCCAAGCCGTCGGCGTACCCGAAGACTGGATGCTGGCTGGTCACATCGTGGTCGGATGGCCAAAAGGTCACCACGGGCCCGTACGCCGACGTCCGCTTGCCGAGGCGGCCTATCTCGACCATTGGGACCGGCCGGCCGGCGCACTATTTGGTTGA